TTAAAGATAGTATCCTGGGGTCTCCCTTTTATGGCCATAATGCTTGTAGTGGCAGGAGTACTGCAGGCTACAGGAAATGCCAAAACACCAATGAAAATAGCATTAATAATGAATTTAACTAATATTGTTTTTAGCTTTATACTTATATTTGGTAAGTTTGGTATACCTGCTTTGGGAATTAGAGGAGCTGCCATTGCTACAATAATTTCACAGTTTACTGGCGCTATGCTTGGTATTTATGTGTTATTTAATAAATCTGGTATATTGTGTTCATTACTTAATAGAAAATTCTTTAAGTTAGACTTAATACAAATTAGTAAAGTATATAAAGTAGGAATGCCTACAGCCTTAGAGTCAATATTTTGGCAAATATCTGCTGTAATTTTAACAAGAGTCATATTATCTTATGGTGAAGTAGCTATGGCATCTTATCAACTTGGACTTCAAGCTGAATCAATTTCTTTTATGCCAGCCATGGGATTTGGTGTTGCAGCCACAGCGTTTATTGGTCAGGCAGTGGGAGCCAAAGATTCTATGCTCGGGAGAAAATATATGAAGGAATTACTTAAAGGTTCAGCTATGATTACTAGCGTAAGTGCTTTTATATTAATATTTTTTCCAGGATCAGTTATGAGACTTCTTACAAATGATGCAAAAATCGTAGAAATGGGAGTAATATACTTAATAGTAATGGGACTCGTGCAACTTCCTCAAAATATTGCAGGAGTTTTTAATGGAGCGTTAAGAGGGGCTGGATATACAAAGGTACCCATGATTGTAGCCGGTGTTGGAATTTGGGTAATAAGAATTCCACTATCACTACTTTTAACATATAAATTTAATATGAGTATAAATGCTATATGGGTAGTTATGGGACTCGACTTAGTGGTGAGATTTATTTTGAGCTTAACTTTATATAAAACAAGAGATATTTATAATAATGAATTGGTTTTTAAGGATAAATAATGAAAGGTTTACCAATATAAAAATTGGTAAACCTTTTATTATACTAATTATTATTTTACTTCTACAATCCATCCTTCTGGAGCTTCTACATCCCCAAATTGGATTCCATAAAGAGTATCATAAAGTTTTGTAGTAATTGGACCTACTTCTGTCTCACTATGGAAAACATGAAGTTCATTCTTATACTCTATACCACCGATAGGGGATATTACAGCAGCTGTACCACATGCACCTGCTTCTTTAAATTCAGAAAGATTATTAATTAGAACATCTCTTTCTTCTGTTTTCAATCCTAAATATTCTTTTGCAACGTGTAATAGTGAGTATTTAGTTATGCTAGCAAGTATTGATGGTGATTTTGGAGTTACAAATACATCATCCTTAGTAATTCCAAAGAAGTTTGCAGCACCAACCTCTTCAATTTTAGTATGAGTTGCAGGGTCAAGGTAGATACAATCTGCAAATCCTTTTTCTACAGCTTGTACATGAGCTAAAAGACTTGCAGCATAATTTCCTCCAACTTTTGCAGCACCAGTTCCGTTTGGTGCTGCTCTATCAAATTCTTCTGAAATCATAAAGTTTACTGGAGACATTCCACCTTTGAAGTAAGCACCTACAGGGCAACAGAATATACCAAATAAAAATTCAGGTGCTGTTCTTACTCCAAGATTATCACCGATGCCTATTACATAAGGTCTAAGATAAAGTGTTGCACCAGTTCCATATGGTGGAACGAAAGCTTCATTTGCTTTAACAACTTGAATACATGCATCAATAAATTTTTCAACAGGTATTTCAGGCATAAGAATACGATTACAACTTCTATTGATACGTTTAGCATTTTCATCAGGTCTGAACAGTTGAATTTTACCATCCTTTGTACGATAAGCTTTTAAGCCTTCGAAACATTGTTGGCCATAATGAATAGCTGTTGAAGCCTCACTTATAGTAATGTTGTTATCTTCAACTAATTTTCCCGCGTCCCATTTTCCATCTTTCCAAATTGAAACATAACGTAAGTCTGTCTTCATGTAAGTGAAACCTAATTTATTCCAATCGATGTTAACATTTTTACTCATATGAACCCCCTACTATGTAATATT
This DNA window, taken from Clostridium estertheticum, encodes the following:
- a CDS encoding MATE family efflux transporter, translating into MEDKEKITDTKQVRKKIYSMILPITIENILQMTAGFVSMAMIGRINAIAIVSLGLSARITQIIWALFKGITTGGVVFVAQAYGSGNSKKVKHVIQQTLLSSIILVFMFQQFVYWKAPLLLKIFNPKPDLLGNAVIYLKIVSWGLPFMAIMLVVAGVLQATGNAKTPMKIALIMNLTNIVFSFILIFGKFGIPALGIRGAAIATIISQFTGAMLGIYVLFNKSGILCSLLNRKFFKLDLIQISKVYKVGMPTALESIFWQISAVILTRVILSYGEVAMASYQLGLQAESISFMPAMGFGVAATAFIGQAVGAKDSMLGRKYMKELLKGSAMITSVSAFILIFFPGSVMRLLTNDAKIVEMGVIYLIVMGLVQLPQNIAGVFNGALRGAGYTKVPMIVAGVGIWVIRIPLSLLLTYKFNMSINAIWVVMGLDLVVRFILSLTLYKTRDIYNNELVFKDK
- a CDS encoding branched-chain amino acid aminotransferase, whose protein sequence is MSKNVNIDWNKLGFTYMKTDLRYVSIWKDGKWDAGKLVEDNNITISEASTAIHYGQQCFEGLKAYRTKDGKIQLFRPDENAKRINRSCNRILMPEIPVEKFIDACIQVVKANEAFVPPYGTGATLYLRPYVIGIGDNLGVRTAPEFLFGIFCCPVGAYFKGGMSPVNFMISEEFDRAAPNGTGAAKVGGNYAASLLAHVQAVEKGFADCIYLDPATHTKIEEVGAANFFGITKDDVFVTPKSPSILASITKYSLLHVAKEYLGLKTEERDVLINNLSEFKEAGACGTAAVISPIGGIEYKNELHVFHSETEVGPITTKLYDTLYGIQFGDVEAPEGWIVEVK